A single region of the Vanacampus margaritifer isolate UIUO_Vmar chromosome 13, RoL_Vmar_1.0, whole genome shotgun sequence genome encodes:
- the ephx4 gene encoding epoxide hydrolase 4, whose protein sequence is MAHPLLVRLALRLRLCAYWSLVGAFCALCGAAALLRLCWSAIARPTATFRWTLREVPPACLHDTSLGTHCYVRIKESGLRFHYVAAGERGKPLMLFLHGFPEFWFSWRYQLREFKSEFRVVAVDMRGYGESDLPLAVDSYRPELLLTDVKDIVEHLGYNRCFLVGHDWGGTIAWLFAINYPEMVAKLIVLNCPHPSVHADYALRHPSQMLKCSHFFFFQLPRLPELMLSINDFKALKALFTSRSTGMARKGRWLTREELEAYLYALSQPGALTAALNYFRNVFSSLPLSRNQVRSPVLLLWGERDAFVEQEMAEACRLHIRNHFRLNVISGASHWLQQDQPDIVNTLMWTFLKEGDGRKGHRN, encoded by the exons ATGGCGCATCCGCTGCTCGTCCGCCTGGCGCTGCGCCTGCGACTTTGCGCCTACTGGTCGCTCGTCGGCGCCTTTTGCGCGCTTTGCGGCGCCGCGGCGCTGCTGCGGCTCTGCTGGAGCGCCATCGCGCGGCCGACGGCCACCTTCCGCTGGACGCTGCGCGAGGTACCGCCGGCGTGTCTGCACGACACGTCCTTGGGCACGCACTGCTACGTGCGCATCAAG GAGTCGGGCCTGAGGTTTCACTACGTGGCGGCAGGTGAGCGGGGCAAGCCCCTCATGCTCTTCCTGCACGGCTTCCCCGAGTTCTG GTTCTCTTGGCGCTACCAGCTCCGCGAGTTCAAGAGCGAGTTCCGTGTGGTGGCGGTGGACATGCGAGGCTACGGCGAATCGGACCTGCCGCTCGCCGTGGACAGCTACAGACCCGAACTGCTGCTCACCGACGTCAAGGACATCGTGGAGCACCTCG ggtACAACCGTTGCTTCCTGGTGGGCCACGACTGGGGCGGCACCATCGCGTGGTTGTTTGCCATCAACTACCCGGAGATGGTGGCCAAGCTCATCGTCCTCAACTGTCCCCACCCGTCTGTCCACGCAG ACTACGCCTTGCGTCATCCCAGCCAGATGTTGAAATGCagtcacttcttcttcttccagctGCCTCGCCTGCCTGAGCTCATGCTCTCCATCAACGACTTCAAG GCTCTGAAGGCCTTGTTCACCAGCCGGAGCACCGGAATGGCCCGGAAAGGAAGATGGCTGACCAGAGAGGAACTGGAAGCGTACCTGTATGCGCTGTCGCAGCCTGGAGCTTTGACGGCTGCGCTTAACTACTTCAGGAATGTTTTCAG CTCTCTGCCGCTGAGCCGCAACCAGGTGCGCTCTCCGGTGCTGCTGCTGTGGGGCGAGCGAGACGCCTTCGTGGAGCAGGAGATGGCCGAGGCGTGCCGCTTGCACATCCGCAACCACTTCCGCCTCAACGTCATCTCGGGGGCCAGCCATTGGCTGCAGCAGGACCAGCCCGACATCGTCAACACGCTCATGTGGACCTTCCTCAAGGAGGGCGACGGCCGCAAGGGCCACAGGAACTGA